The following are encoded together in the Candidatus Hinthialibacter antarcticus genome:
- a CDS encoding flagellin → MVINSIANNISALHIINQLNSTQSSLNTNLQRISSGLRINSPADDPSGFVLSNKISSQFRGLNRASENTQTTLNLVNTGTAALSQITELLNDIRDSAVAASGGSATEQAVILEKIDELNRIATTTKFDGKYLLNGALATDVDFRNGTRPFGASLAFGPNATDLLAGRSFLNIAQTNSGSTQIKVGGDATFNTGLVFQNDLAVSASQFINGGAAAAGGTALVGSTVNRVSLLTNGSIQFSGVLANGATSFSGSLSIAGGTTVTNLVTSIQSSIDAAETSIGVNGTGTLETTVGIDGNGRLTFSNGQNQITEFDATLTVRNSSNAIQTQIGITRDTDVFNIEAGATTTSAAIGNNITAVTGSTFDSGAFNITVSNIIAPEQRQLTIVDEFDRNFGGASARAIDPVNGSFLNGVSIVTGDTFTINGTEADGTTFSTQLTVGVDGGAGDGLIDDYGSLIAEINNRDKTKTAVGFQNSIATLNDATGKISLFDDLAQDSVSDLQIIVDRTLTSNVDIVNSGVDQTGAEATAALSINGGPAQTATVGQVVTLQGVNLSGGTAPEVTFRVGRNFVAGTDQLQTTAKEFVGSLNGGTLVTFQNGDSDVQFTAGDASIYPIKKFQQVTLDFDSILDITTPKTAGGETFVISTTNKALTFQIGGDSDQFKQILFADVTSDNLGSSASATLDNIDVTTASGATAAIAIADAALTQVTDLTARLGAFQSRLNDTINSLDSGALALETAFVDIVSADLATETTQLARNSILLQAEAAVLVQSNALSNSVFEILLGLRN, encoded by the coding sequence ATGGTGATCAATAGCATCGCTAACAATATCAGTGCGTTACATATTATCAACCAATTGAACAGTACACAAAGCAGTTTGAACACGAATTTACAACGTATAAGTTCAGGTTTAAGAATCAATTCCCCTGCGGATGATCCCAGCGGGTTTGTGTTGAGCAACAAAATTTCTTCACAATTTCGTGGATTAAACCGCGCTTCAGAAAATACTCAAACCACGCTCAATTTAGTTAATACCGGGACAGCTGCGCTCTCGCAAATCACAGAACTGCTGAATGATATTCGCGACTCTGCCGTTGCGGCCTCAGGTGGAAGCGCAACAGAACAAGCGGTGATTCTTGAAAAAATTGATGAATTAAACCGAATTGCCACCACGACGAAATTTGACGGCAAATATTTACTCAACGGCGCCCTTGCAACCGATGTCGATTTCAGAAATGGAACGCGGCCTTTCGGCGCTTCCCTTGCCTTTGGCCCCAATGCGACTGATTTACTGGCAGGCCGGTCTTTCCTCAATATTGCTCAGACCAATTCTGGTTCAACTCAGATAAAGGTTGGCGGAGACGCAACTTTCAACACCGGGCTTGTTTTCCAGAACGACTTAGCCGTATCCGCGAGCCAATTTATCAATGGCGGCGCTGCGGCGGCGGGTGGAACGGCTCTGGTCGGTTCCACCGTGAACCGCGTTTCATTATTGACCAATGGTTCTATCCAATTTTCAGGCGTTCTTGCCAATGGAGCCACCTCGTTCAGTGGATCATTGAGCATCGCAGGCGGAACGACCGTGACCAACCTGGTTACGTCTATTCAGTCTTCCATTGACGCGGCTGAAACCAGCATCGGCGTTAATGGCACTGGGACACTGGAAACAACCGTTGGTATCGACGGAAACGGGCGACTTACATTCAGCAATGGGCAAAACCAAATCACCGAATTTGATGCGACGCTGACGGTGCGCAATTCGTCAAATGCGATCCAAACTCAAATTGGAATCACTCGCGATACGGATGTATTTAACATTGAGGCTGGCGCAACAACGACGAGCGCCGCCATCGGCAACAATATCACTGCCGTCACGGGGTCAACATTTGATTCCGGCGCTTTCAACATCACCGTAAGCAATATCATCGCGCCTGAACAGCGTCAATTAACGATTGTGGATGAATTCGACCGCAATTTCGGCGGCGCTTCCGCCCGTGCGATTGATCCAGTAAATGGCTCTTTTCTGAACGGCGTTTCAATTGTCACAGGCGATACATTTACGATCAACGGGACTGAAGCCGACGGCACCACCTTTAGCACCCAACTCACCGTTGGAGTCGATGGTGGAGCGGGAGATGGATTGATCGACGATTATGGCAGTCTTATTGCGGAAATTAATAATCGCGACAAAACCAAAACCGCAGTTGGATTTCAAAATTCGATTGCAACGTTGAATGATGCAACCGGGAAAATCAGCCTCTTCGATGATCTCGCCCAGGATTCGGTTTCTGACCTGCAAATTATCGTTGATCGGACCTTAACATCGAATGTTGATATCGTGAACTCAGGCGTCGATCAGACCGGGGCGGAAGCCACCGCCGCACTTTCGATAAACGGCGGTCCTGCTCAAACGGCAACCGTCGGGCAAGTTGTTACCTTGCAGGGCGTTAATTTGTCTGGCGGAACTGCGCCTGAAGTCACATTCCGCGTTGGGCGTAATTTTGTCGCCGGGACAGACCAATTGCAAACAACAGCGAAAGAATTTGTCGGCTCACTGAATGGCGGAACACTGGTTACCTTTCAAAATGGCGACTCGGACGTGCAATTTACGGCGGGAGACGCTTCTATTTATCCGATCAAGAAATTCCAACAAGTCACGTTAGATTTTGATTCCATTCTAGACATTACTACGCCTAAAACCGCTGGCGGTGAGACGTTTGTCATTTCGACGACAAACAAAGCGCTTACGTTTCAAATTGGCGGGGATAGCGATCAATTCAAACAGATTTTATTCGCGGATGTGACTTCCGATAATCTGGGCAGCAGTGCTTCGGCGACTCTGGATAATATCGACGTTACAACTGCGTCTGGCGCGACGGCAGCCATTGCTATTGCCGATGCCGCTCTAACCCAAGTGACAGATTTGACTGCCCGGCTGGGTGCATTCCAATCACGCTTGAACGACACCATCAATTCTCTCGATAGTGGTGCGCTTGCGTTAGAAACGGCTTTTGTAGACATCGTCAGCGCTGACCTTGCCACAGAAACCACTCAGCTGGCGCGTAACTCGATTCTACTGCAAGCCGAAGCCGCTGTGTTAGTTCAATCGAATGCGTTATCAAACAGCGTGTTTGAAATTTTGCTTGGATTACGAAATTAA